In Syntrophorhabdaceae bacterium, one genomic interval encodes:
- a CDS encoding branched-chain amino acid ABC transporter permease produces MKKIKDYLPWIVYFVFFLGILVVNPGAHYIHLVARIIIFSLYAVAFNLLYGTTGLVSFGHALFYGVGAYITGMLVKATSPELFPLFIILGALGAAFLSVFIGLLTLRLTGVYFTMLTLAFAQLVWGLTFKLYNFTGGDDGIQAIAKPEILSGGVTKYYLFSFIVVTICMFILWRIRRSPFGTVLNSIRQNPQRITFLGLNVYKNQLKAFVISAFFAGVAGGLYAGLDGSIHPDMLHWPTSGNAILMATIGGMGTFFGPVVGAGILTGLEEIVGKYTEYWSFCIGVVVLIVVLLFPNGVLGIKKTGGSKNNEEKETEVVCNSGD; encoded by the coding sequence TTGAAAAAGATAAAAGATTATCTGCCCTGGATCGTTTATTTCGTATTCTTTCTCGGGATACTTGTTGTCAATCCCGGTGCCCACTATATTCATCTCGTCGCGAGGATCATTATCTTCAGCCTTTATGCTGTCGCCTTTAATCTTTTGTACGGTACAACAGGACTGGTATCCTTCGGACACGCGCTCTTCTACGGAGTAGGCGCGTATATTACGGGCATGCTCGTCAAGGCAACGAGTCCGGAATTATTTCCTCTTTTTATTATCTTAGGCGCTTTGGGCGCGGCATTTCTATCTGTCTTTATCGGACTTTTAACGCTTAGGTTAACGGGTGTATACTTTACCATGCTGACGCTGGCCTTTGCCCAGTTGGTGTGGGGTCTCACGTTCAAGCTCTATAACTTCACAGGTGGGGACGACGGCATCCAGGCAATAGCCAAACCCGAGATCCTCAGCGGAGGTGTAACGAAATACTACCTCTTCAGCTTCATAGTGGTAACCATTTGTATGTTCATCCTTTGGAGGATCAGGAGATCACCCTTCGGAACTGTTTTAAACAGCATCAGGCAGAATCCGCAAAGGATTACCTTCCTTGGTTTGAACGTTTACAAAAACCAGTTGAAGGCATTTGTTATATCGGCCTTCTTTGCGGGTGTAGCCGGCGGTCTCTATGCCGGTCTGGACGGGAGTATCCACCCCGACATGCTGCACTGGCCGACATCAGGAAACGCAATCCTTATGGCAACCATCGGCGGCATGGGCACATTCTTTGGCCCTGTTGTCGGCGCTGGAATACTTACGGGATTGGAAGAGATAGTAGGGAAATACACTGAGTACTGGTCATTCTGTATCGGTGTTGTAGTGCTTATCGTCGTCCTTCTGTTCCCGAATGGTGTGCTGGGAATCAAAAAGACCGGCGGCAGCAAAAACAATGAGGAAAAGGAGACAGAGGTTGTCTGTAATTCTGGAGATTAA
- a CDS encoding ATP-binding cassette domain-containing protein — MADILIAEKINSYYGKSHILFDVSFTVYEGETLCLMGRNGAGKSTTFKTLVMDVVPKRGKVYFKGKDITGMKPYKIARLGVGLVPEDRKIFGPLTVKENLIL, encoded by the coding sequence ATGGCTGATATCCTGATTGCAGAAAAGATCAACTCCTATTACGGAAAGAGTCATATATTGTTCGATGTCAGCTTTACGGTATATGAAGGCGAGACGCTCTGCCTCATGGGGCGGAATGGCGCGGGCAAGAGCACAACCTTCAAAACCCTTGTTATGGACGTTGTGCCGAAAAGAGGGAAGGTTTATTTTAAAGGAAAAGATATAACAGGGATGAAACCCTATAAGATTGCCCGCCTTGGCGTTGGTCTTGTACCAGAGGACCGTAAGATCTTCGGACCCCTCACGGTAAAAGAGAATCTGATCCT
- a CDS encoding ABC transporter ATP-binding protein, whose translation MSVILEIKNLDKHFGGIHVTNHVNIDVKKGEMSAIIGPNGAGKTTLFNLITGLIPSDDGTVVYEDRDITRARPENIVKLGMVRAFQVASVFLEESVFDNIYLAALSNLRKNAKIFTDRLAFKDAREHTEFILNKMGLFDCKDLKASELSHGDMKVLDIAIALTLQPKILLLDEPTAGMAPDERIKMMGLLKELHEFFQLTTIFIEHDMDMVFGIAEIIRVLVQGQLIAEGPPDYISQHETVIEAYLGKEVL comes from the coding sequence TTGTCTGTAATTCTGGAGATTAAAAACCTTGATAAGCATTTTGGCGGAATTCATGTGACCAACCATGTGAATATCGACGTGAAGAAGGGCGAGATGTCCGCGATTATCGGGCCTAATGGTGCAGGGAAAACAACCCTTTTTAACCTTATAACAGGTCTCATTCCTTCTGACGACGGGACCGTGGTATATGAAGACCGTGACATAACCAGGGCAAGGCCTGAGAATATCGTCAAGCTCGGAATGGTGCGTGCCTTCCAGGTGGCAAGTGTCTTTCTGGAGGAGTCTGTCTTCGATAACATATACCTGGCAGCGCTCTCCAACCTCCGGAAGAACGCAAAGATTTTTACTGACAGACTGGCCTTTAAAGATGCCCGCGAGCACACAGAATTCATCCTTAACAAGATGGGACTTTTTGATTGCAAGGACCTGAAGGCCTCAGAATTATCCCATGGCGATATGAAGGTTCTCGATATAGCGATAGCCCTGACATTACAACCGAAGATATTGCTGCTCGATGAACCGACTGCCGGGATGGCGCCTGATGAACGGATAAAGATGATGGGTCTCCTGAAAGAACTCCATGAATTTTTCCAGTTGACAACGATCTTTATTGAACATGATATGGACATGGTTTTTGGTATTGCGGAGATCATCAGGGTCCTCGTGCAGGGTCAGCTTATTGCGGAAGGTCCGCCGGATTATATAAGCCAGCATGAAACGGTAATTGAAGCATATCTTGGGAAAGAGGTACTGTAA